The sequence AGCGTTATTTCCGCTTTCACGATGCTTTCCCGGTTGCAGGCACAGGGCAAGGTGCGAGTGGTGCCGCTTACCGAACTGCTGGACAACGAACGCGCCAGGACCCTGCCGCAGGAGACCGACCGCATAGCCGGCCTGCTTCCGAAACAGCCGGGCCAGGCCCCCGGGCGACCGGCTGCGGAGTACTCCCGCCTGGTGCGGGATTTCGGAGTGTCCGGAGACCTGGCCGTGGACGCCACAGGCGATGAGTTCCTCGCCGTTTTCCTTGCCGGCTCTTTCGGCAAGGTCCTGTGCGTATACGAACGCGAAGAGGCCCTGGCCAGGGCGCACTATCTGTCCGAGGCGCTGGCCCTGCCCGGCATGATGTTTCACAAGTCGGCGCCGGCGCAGCCTCCCCTTGCCGACAACACGGTGGACGCTCTCTTTCTGCGCGCCAGCTCCCTGGAATCCGATGGCCGGGTACTGCAGCAGGCATACAGAATACTGAAGCCCGGCATGCCGCTCTGTCTTTTTCTGGATACCGACAAATACACCCCGACCCGGATTCAGGACGCATGCATGCGGATTGGCTTTAAAACGTGCGAATGGGCTGAGGCATCTTCCGAACAGGCTGCCGGCGCTGGCCGCTCCACCTGCCACATGCCACGACTGTACGCCTGCAAATAATTCAGGGCTGTCCTGGCTGCGCGTACCGGTCCGCTTAACTGGTGTCGCGTTCTGTGATTATCCACCCCATTGCGACGCCACCTCGTCACGGGCAGGTCGCCGCCAGATGCGTTGATACTATCCTTCCGCAAATGCCAGGGGAAACAACCATGGAACATCGCGCAGGGACAGTTCATTAGTCATTCCACGCAAAAAAAGCCGCCCAAAGGCGGTTTCCAAATTCAAACTCGTTGAGCGTCCGACTACTCCACGCGCACCAACCGGAAGCCAAGGTCATCGTCCGAGCCATCCTGCGCCTTGCTGAAACGGGTTGCAGAGCGGACGCCCCGAGGGATGGCGTACCAGCTGCCTCCTCGGAACACACGATTGGAAGCTGCCGTGTATTCCGCAGCTTTTTCAGGATCAGCGCGAGTCGCATCGTCGCCATAGGTGTCGGCGGTCCACTCCCACACGTTGCCCAGCATGTCGTAAAGCCCAAACCCGTTGGCCTCGTATGATCCCACAGGGGCGGTGACGGCGGCGCCGTCGTTGCACGCATGCGCTTCCCAGGTCATGTCGCTGAACGCCTTTTTCGAGCTCGCGTCGTGCACATTGGCGTAGGCGCAGGCGTTATCGGGCGAGTCGCCCCAGAAGCGGGCCGCCTGCGTGTTGGCGCGGGCGGCGTATTCCCACTCTGTTTCCGTGGGCAGCCGGAAACTGCTCGCTCCTTCCGCGCTCAACCAGTCCGCATACTTCGCCGCATCCTTCCAGGATACGAATACTGCCGGTTGGTTGTCATTGTTCAGTGTGTGATTCTCGAATGCGCCGCTGTCATGCTCGGGTTGGAACCGGCGGTATTGCGCGTTGGTCACCTCGTGTCTGCCCAACCAGAAACCGTCCACGCACACGTTGCGCACTGGCCCCTCGTCTTCGTAGCGTCCTGCTTCACTGGCCGGACTGCCCATATCGAAGCAGCCACCAGGCACCCAGACGAACTCCATGCCCGTTGCCGGTTCGGTCCATGTGTCGCCAGCAGCAGGGGATATCTCCCCGGCGCGCGCTTTGCTCTCGCCCAGTCCGCCAAGAAGTAAAACACCCACCAGAACCATCGCCACCCGCGCGTACGCTTTCACTTGCATTGTCCCTCTCGCTTTTTCGGATTCCCAGAGGCATATACAAGAATCCCGACCGGTTCAATGATTCAGCGCCACACGATCCCCTTCACGTATTGTGTACACATCCATATGCGCCCCAAATGCGGCAGTCATATCAAGTGGGATAAACGCCATATGCACCTTCTCCGTCCCAACAGGTCGTAATTTTTTGTATCCTCTTCATGTTCCTTCCGAAAACTCACCTTCCCACAAACTGCATCATGTCCCATGATAGGATTTTTGTTTCTTCCATCAGCAACGTGAACATTCATTCGTGAAATATTTAAGCAATAAGGACTGACCATGCAAATCGATCTCGCTGGCAAGAAAGCTATCGTCACCGGCT comes from Oceanidesulfovibrio indonesiensis and encodes:
- a CDS encoding formylglycine-generating enzyme family protein, which encodes MQVKAYARVAMVLVGVLLLGGLGESKARAGEISPAAGDTWTEPATGMEFVWVPGGCFDMGSPASEAGRYEDEGPVRNVCVDGFWLGRHEVTNAQYRRFQPEHDSGAFENHTLNNDNQPAVFVSWKDAAKYADWLSAEGASSFRLPTETEWEYAARANTQAARFWGDSPDNACAYANVHDASSKKAFSDMTWEAHACNDGAAVTAPVGSYEANGFGLYDMLGNVWEWTADTYGDDATRADPEKAAEYTAASNRVFRGGSWYAIPRGVRSATRFSKAQDGSDDDLGFRLVRVE